The genomic interval TTCTGAAGGTAAAATAAATAAAAATAAAAAGGAAAAGCTACAAATTGCCATTGAAGATGTGACTTCAAAAGAAGAGATGTTAAATGAAAAAATAAAGGACAAGATTAACGAAGAAGTAAAGGATAAAGTTAAAGAATTAAAAGTACAAACTTATTTAACAGCGATGTGTGAAGATTTAACAGAAGAAGAGATGAATAGTTTAAGAGAAAATAATATTAAAAAACATGATATGGTAAGGATTAAGGCTTTAGCAATGCTATCAGATATGAGTATATCCGATATTTTAGATTTAGATATATTTTTACAAGATGACCCTACCAGTAAAAAAGTTGAAAAGAAAATTGATTTTGAGAAATTAAAGACGGAATTAGATATAGATAAAGAACAGTTAATTAATGATTTAAAAGAGTATCATAAGACATTAAATCAAAATAGAAAGGCAGAAAAAGAAAAACAACATGCAGGGAATGAGAAAGGAAAATCACAGGAACAAATAGATAAAATAAGAGAAGAAGCCGAGAAAAGACAAGAGGAAGCACAAAAAAAACGAGATGAAATAAAAGAAAGAATTAAAGATAAAATGAATGGAAAAGAAGATAATAAAGGAAATGGAAAACACCATTAAAGAAGGAGGGATACTCATTTGAAAACTAAAATTTTAGTATGCGATGATGAAAGACATATTAGACGATTAATTAGCGATTATTTAATTAATGAAAACTATGAAGTCATTGAAGCAATTGATGGTGAAGATGCAATTGATAAATTTTATGATAATCATCACATAGATTTAATTATTTTAGATGTTATGATGCCTAGGAAAAATGGATATGATGTGGCAAAAATAATTAGAAAAGAATCGGATATCCCTATAATTTTTTTGACTGCATTAGGTAATGTCCAAAATGAATTAGAAGGATTTGAATCTGGTGGTGATGATTATATTTCAAAACCATTTGAATATTCTGTTTTTATCGCTAGAGTAAATGCTATGTTAAAAAGGAATAATACGATAAAATCACATTGTGTTAATGGCTTAGAAATTAATGTTAATGAGCATTATGTAAAAGTAAATGAAGAAACGATTAATCTAACTCCAAAGGAATACGAATTATTATTATTTCTAATAAATAATAAAAATAATACTTTATCTCGAGAACAGATATTAAATAATGTTTGGGGTTATGATTATTATGGAGATACACGAACGGTTGATACACATGTCAAACAATTAAGATATAAACTTAAAAATGAAGGAAATAGTATAATTACGATAAGAGGCTATGGATATAAATTTGAGGTGAAATAATGAAATCATCAATAAAGAAGAGATTTTTTCTAACATTTTTAATCATTTTACTCGTTTCAGAATTATCTTTATTAGCTTTATCAAAATTGTTTCTAGATGATATAGTTATTTCAGCTAACAAAATATTGATTAGAAAAGTCTATAATGAGTACAAGCCCTATCTGGAACTAAATAATGTTGATATAGAACAATTAAATAGTATATCTAGTAAAAATGATATTGGTATCGTGGTTTATGATAATGGTACTGTTACTGCTTGTAGTTCATTATTTTTATGTAAGAATGAAAGTTCAACCTTGCCAACTTATGTAACAAATTATTTGTCTTATGTAAATGAAAATGAATCTGCATCAAGAATTATTAATTTAAAATTATTAAATGTAAACCAATTAGTTTACATGTACAATATGGGAAATGGTCGCTTCATCATTATTGATAAAGCATTACACTCAATAGAGGAAATAAGCCAGATTATGATTGGTTTTATACAAATTACAGGGGTTTTAGTATTTATAATAGGATCTATTGTCATTTATGTTATTGGTAATGAAGTTACTAAACCAAT from Mycoplasmatota bacterium carries:
- a CDS encoding response regulator transcription factor codes for the protein MKTKILVCDDERHIRRLISDYLINENYEVIEAIDGEDAIDKFYDNHHIDLIILDVMMPRKNGYDVAKIIRKESDIPIIFLTALGNVQNELEGFESGGDDYISKPFEYSVFIARVNAMLKRNNTIKSHCVNGLEINVNEHYVKVNEETINLTPKEYELLLFLINNKNNTLSREQILNNVWGYDYYGDTRTVDTHVKQLRYKLKNEGNSIITIRGYGYKFEVK